The window TAATTTAAGATAGTGATTGTAATCTCCTTGGCATGAAATGGGTTACGCTATAAGGCAAATATGAAGTCGAATGTGAGTGTTCGTCTTCAATTGAAGGTCTTGTATGACGAATATCATCTCTCCTCATCCGGAACCGTTTTGGGAAGTGCGTGTTCATGATCTGTCCATCGACCCATCGTTGACCGGATTATGTGTTGGATACGAAATGGAAAAATGGCGGGCTGACCAGTTGGCTGAACATATGATGGAGTGGCTTCCTGATTTTGCGTTAAGTTCAAGTGAAAGGGCGGGGGTGCATTCAGGCAACATGGTGAGACTTATGCGGGAGGCTGCTCGAAAGATCTACAAATCTGAGAAATTCAAGAGCCGAGGAGAATTTGGGGAGCTATTTCTACATGCGGCAATTAGAACTGTATTTGGTTCAGTGCCTGCTATTTCGAAGATATACTATAAGACATCCGCGAATGATACTGTAAAGGGCTTCGATGCCGTCCATGTTGTTGGGCCGCCGGATTGCATGGAGCTTTGGATTGGGGAAGTAAAGTTCTATAAAAATATCAATTCCGCGATTCGCGATGTGGTTTCCGAGATTGAATCGCATACGCAGAGAGACTATCTAAAAGATGAGTTTCTTTGGATAAAGGGAAAGCTAGATGAAAGAGATCCTCATGCGCAACAATTGAAGAAACTTCTATCACCTAACGTCTCCCTCGATACCGTATTTAAGCGAGCTTGCATTCCCGTGCTTTTAACTTACGAAAGTGACTGTGTTGGTCGCCATACTGCGTGCAGTGACGAGTATATTCAAGGGTTTGAAGAGGAGGTTATTAAAAACCATTCATCATTTGTGGCAAAAATGAAGGCTATTGAGATTTCGCCAGCGCTTAATGTTCGTCTTTTCCTTTTGCCTATTCACTTGAAAAATGAGCTTATCGCCGCTCTCGATAGGAACCTGAAGTCTTGGCAGAACAAATGAAAAAGGAAGAAATTCGGCTTATTTTATCTCATGGAGAAGGGGTTGAGGAGCGGGCGTTTGAGATTTTGCAAGGGATCGCGAGGTATGTTAATGATGAGGAAGGCGAAGAAATTGGAAGGGATCTTGTCCTTAGAGCCTTGGAGCGGCGTGTCGAATTTGGCGGATTCTCTGAGGTTCTTGATGGGCTTACGAGAGAGGTTGGTTTGTTTCCTTATCTGGACCAAGAGGAGTTGTCGTTAAAGGATTCGTTGGCATATGAATTTCATAGACCAGACGAGAGTTCTGATTTCGTCTTTCATCGAGTGCAGGCTCAGGTATTCAGGCGGTTAATCGATGGGGAAAATGTAATTTTGAGCGCACCGACAAGCTTTGGGAAGAGCCGTGTCATTGATTCTATTATTTCTGCTAAAGAATTTCAAAATATTGTGATTCTCGTTCCGTCTATCGCGTTAATTGATGAGACTAGGCGTAGGTTGGTTTCGTTCTCTCCCTCCTATAAAATAGTTTCTCAGTTGTCTCAGAGGCCGGATAAGAGGAATATTTTCGTATTCACTGCTGAAAGGTTAAATGCGTACGAGGAATTGCCGCCTATAGATTTTTTTGTAATTGATGAGTTTTATAAAATCGGAGCAATCAGCGATAGGGATCAGGCGCGATTTGTGGCCTTAAACCAAGCCTTCTATCGTTTGAGTAAGAGTCGAGGGCAGTTCTATCTTCTTGGTCCCAGCGTTAAAGCTATACCGGATGGAATTGAAGCTAAGCTTCCATGCTATTTTTTCCCGACAAGATTCTCGACTGTGGCCAGTGATGTTGTCGAAGTTTACAACTGGGATAATGATCTGGATGAGCTTCTGAAATTGTGTTCTGAAATTGATGAACCTACATTGATTTTTTGCAAATCTCCGGCCCGTGTTAACGAGGTTGCGCGGGCGTTGGTGGAAAAGGAAATTGTCTCCGATGGTCGGAAGATGGGAGATGCGGCGCGCTGGATTTCCGAGAATTTTCATCCAAAATGGATTTATCCTCTAGCGATAACGCACGGCGTTGGTTTGCATCATGGGCGGCTGCCTCGATCCTTGGGGCAGTTGAGTGTTAGGGCTTTTAATGAAAACAAAATAAAATTCCTAATTTGTACGTCCACTCTTATCGAGGGTGTTAATACATGTGCAAAAAATGTAATAATATTTGATAATGTAATTAATAAAGTTCCTGTGGACTTCTTTACATTCAATAATATTAGGGGGAGATGCGGGCGGATGTTTGAGCATTTTGTTGGTCGCGTCTACCTTTTTCATCCTCCACCTCAGGAGGAGTTGCCCTATGTTGATTTTCCAGCAATAACGCAGGGGGCGGAGGTTCCTGAAAGCCTTCTCATTCAGATGGAGCGAGAGGATCTGAGCTCTGAATCTGACGGCAGGGTTGATGAGATATATCGACAGACCATTCTTCCAATTGAGGTAATCAGAAAAAATTCTACACTTGATCCCTTGGCGCAAATTGAATTAGCCAAAGAGCTTTCGGGGCTCAAGAGGTCGGAGGCTTCGTTGTTCTGGTGGAAGAGATTTCCAGATTACGACGGACTACTAGTGGTGGCGCGGCTATTGTGGAAGTATTTTGTGGCTGGCAGGAAGCACGGCGTTTCATCTCCAGAGCAATTGACGTTAAAGTTATGGAAATTGAAATCTTCTCCCGGAATAAAAGGTCGGATTCTCGAAGAGCTGCGCCCTGGAAAGTATCAGGCGGCCTCCCCTGATGAGGCTGTGGAGCGAGTGTTTTCCTTTGATCGCAACTGGGCGGGATTTGAGTTTCCTAGGCTTTTAATGGCAGTTTCGCGAATACAGCAGCATATTTTTGATGCGAGATTCGGAGTTAGTGGAAATTACGCTCTTTTTGCGGCGAGATGTGAACAGCTATTTCGAAATCCCGCACTAGTTGCTCTTGAGGAATACGGGTTGCCTATCCAATTGGGGGAACGAATCGCTGAGAGCATAAATCTTAGTGAGGATTTAGATGTGGCGATTAAGCAAGTTAAAGAATTTGACCCTGCGGGTTATGGGTTTGATCGGTTTGAGGTTGATCTTTTAAAAGAGGTTCAGAGAGGAGTTTGAGCTTTGGTTGTTAATATTGCTTTATATTTGAAGTCGGCAAGCGTGAAAAAATAACGCTATTGTGTTCTGAGGGAATTTGGGAGAGGTTGGGATTTGTAACGGATCGATGGCATGGGATGGGGGAATTTTGGTCCAGCGGATAGCAATAGTGTCAGTTTTCGCTGCTCCGGTATGCTCGCATAATCTTTTTCACGGCGCGGTATACCCATCCAGATCCACCACAACCGGGTCGTCGGAGAAGGGGGTGGTGACGGAGGTGTCGAGGCCGAGGAGGGGCTTGAGGTCGGGGGAGGTCTTTTGCACACCGATGAGGGTGTCGAAGGAACGGGCGATGGCTCCGGCGTAATCGCTTGCGGTGCTGGAGTTTGAGACGTTGATTTGCAGGTACTGGCCGCCGCTGTTGAGAGGGGCCGTCGAGGTGATGGCGCTGGTGATCGCGATATTGGCGGCGGAGCCGGAGTTTTGCGCCCAGGGGGTGAGCCAGCGATTGCCCGCCATGCCGGGAAAGCCGTCGGTGGCGGCATTGGTAAGGCCGTCGGAGAAGCTGGCGAGGGGGCCGACAGGCGGGGTGGTCGAGCCGCCGGAGAGCTGCATGGCGAGGTTATCCACGGAGAAGGTCATCGCGCCGGGGTGGTCCTTGTCATCGCGGGCGCCGAAGAAGACGCGCTGCTGCGCCGTGCCGGTGGCGCGGAAGGGGATGCCGGTCGGGCTGGTGTAGTTCGTGGAGCCGCCCGCGATGGTGAAGGAATACGTGCTCGCGGCCGGGTCGACATTGACCACGATGTGGTAGACCGTGCCGGGCACGAAGGTGACGCCGGTGGTCGTGAGGGTGGAGCCATTGTAGTACCGCCACTGGAGCGCGCCGCCGGAGTAGGTCGCGCCGAGGCCCCAGGTGGTATTCGCATCGAGGCCGGAGGCGTTTTCCACCAGGCTGCCGAAGATGGCGTAGTTGCTATTCGTATCCGCGCTCACGGCGGGAATGACGGAGTCGCCGCGGAAGTCGAAGGCGAGCTGGTACGGCCCCGTGAGGTTGGAGGTCTCGGTGGTCCAGAGGACGGCCTTGGCATTGCCGGGCGTGCCGTCGGCATCGAGCGCGGTGGGGTTCCAGAAGACGAGGCACCAGTCCTTGGCGTTGTTCAGCGGGGCGGTGTTGCCGAGAGAGACCTTCTGGACGTAGCGGTAGCCGTCGAGGGCGGCATTGAGCGCGGCGACCTTGGCGACGGCGGGCTTGGCCACGAGGGTCTTGGCAAAGTTCGCCCCCGAGGTGGTGAAGAGCCCGTAGTGTTTGTCGGACGTGTTGTCATCGACATTGCGGGCGTCGTCGAGCGAGTAGACGCAGTTGATCGTGAGCCCGGTGTAGTAGCCCATGAGGATCTGGCGGACGGCGAACTTTGCATGCGTGTCGGTGCTCACGCCGTAGTCGTTGCGGTCCGTCGAGAAGCCCCATTCCGTGAGGACGATGGGGAAGTTGGGCTTGCCGCGGGCGGCGAGCTCCGTCTTCAGCAGCGAGATGGGCGAGGCGAGGGCCTCGGGGACGCGCTTGGCGGGATCGGAGCTGTAGTTGGAATACGGGTGGATCGAGACGCCGTCGACGAGGTCGAGCAGGCCGCGGTCGAAGCACTTGTCGATGAAGTTGCCGCGCGCCCAGGCATTGGCCACGCCGGGGGCGATGACGAGGGGATTCGGGAGGTTCTGCGATTCCCGCCCGAGGTGCCAGCCCTCGCGCAGGCCGGAGACGGCGTAGGGGACGAGCGCCATGTATTCATCGACATTCGATGCGGGCACCCAGAAGCCGCTCAGGTTCGGCTCGTTCCAGATCTCGAAGATGGGATTGAAATCGCGGAAGGCATAGGCGAGGGCCTTGCAGTAGTCGTGAAAGCCCTGCCGCTGGGCATCGGTCTGGATGCCGCCGTTGGTGGTATCCGTGCCGTACACGGTATTGCCGAGTCCCACGAAGATGATGGGGCGGATGCCCTTGCTCGCGAGCATTTCCACGAGCTGCTGATAGCCGGGGATGTAGGACTGCGGGGAGGTGAGATTGTAACTGCCCGCGCTGCGCTCGACATCGAACCACGGCACGCCAAACCGCGCAAAGCGGTAGCCCGCGTTGGCGTATTGGTTCATCGCCGGGTCATTGGCGGTCGAGGTGAAGTCGATGTAGGTATTCGTATGCAGGGCCGCGCCGTTGATATTCGGCACGATGGGCTCGGGGAAGCCCTCGGCCAGGATGGGTCCGGAAGCCTCGATGCGCACATGGTCGAGGGAGAAATTCACCGAGCCGGTGTGGTCCTTGTCGTCCTTGGCGGAGAAGAAAACTTTGTTCACGCCCACGGAGGCATTGCGGAAGGGGATGCCGGTCGGGCTTTCGTAGACGGTGGCTCCGTCATTGATCATGAAGGAATACGTCTTCGCCTGCGGATCGACGAAAACGCCCACGCGGTAGACGGTGCCCGTGGTGTAGGTGATGCCGGTGTCGACGAGGGTGGAGCCGCTGTAGTAGCGCCACCGCGTCGCGCCGCTGGCGGTGCGAATCGTGAGGCCCCACGTGGTGTTGGCATCAAGCTGGGCGGCGGAGTTTGAGATACTGCCAAAGATGGCGTAGTCGCTATTCGTATCCGCGCTCACGGCGGGAATGACCGAGTCGCCGCGGAAGTCGAAGTACAAATCCCACGGGGTCGAGGGGTCGACCACGGCGGAGTCAAAGGTGCGCGTCACCGCGCCGCCGTAGTCCGAGGCGGTGCTGGCATTGCTCACCTGCACGGAGAGGTAATTGCCGCCGCCCGCGAGCGGCGAGGCCGAGGAGGCGGAGTTGGTCAGCGTGACATTGGCGGAGGAGGTTTTGTTCGACGTCCATCCCGAGGCCCAACCGGAGCCGGTCGCGCCGGGATAGCCATCGACGAGCGCGCTGGTGTTGCCATCCGTGAAATCGGCGAGGATCTGCGCCTGGCCTGATGAACACAGGCCCGGCAGGATGGCGGAGCAGGCAATTGCGATATGCCGGACGCTGACGCGCAGGCGTGAAAAATCAACCCGGGGGATGGTTTTCATAGCTGGGAGAATGTGTGATGAGGGGAGATGACCCGGAGGCGGGAAATCTGCGGCAAGCTAATCGGTTTTCCCCAGGCGGGGCCATAACGCCATCGCCCCAATACTTTACATTTAGGAACCTTGCTAATGATTGGCAACCGGTTGCTAACACTGTGGTGCGGAGGGGTGCAAGGGAAGGATCAGGTAATGCTAATGGCGGCGGAGCGGAGCGGGCGTCTTTCCTCGCGGAGGGCGCTCTGTTCTTGATGCGGATGGGGAAGTGCGGGATGATGCCGGGTCAAATTTTCAACCCAGTGCATAATATTCGGAATCTCGGGGCGATCGGGGATGGACTCGCAGACGACTCGGCAGCCATTCAGAAAGTGCTCGATGGAGGGCGGAAGGAGGTCTTCATTCCCGCCGGGGTGTACCGGATCGCGCAGACGCTGAAGGTCGATTCCTTCACGAAGATCGTGGCCGACCCCGGGGCGAGGCTTTTTCACTGCGGGGAGACTCCGCACGGGGCGGAGGATTTTCTCCTGACCAACCGCGACCCCGTCTTTGGCAACGCGGAGATTCAGATCACGGGCGGGACGTGGGACGGGAACAAGACGGGGCGGACGAATTTCAAGGACCCCGATCTTTTCAACCTGAAGGCCTTCACGGGAACGGTGCTGAATTTTCGCAACGTGCGCGACCTCAAGCTCAGCGACCTCATCGTGGCCAACAGCGTCGTGTACTTCGTGCGCATGTGCATGCTCGACGGGTTTGAGATCCGCAACATCGGATTCCAGAGCGACGTCATTGAGAACAACCAGGACGGGCTGCATTTCAACGGCTGGGTGCGCAATGGAGTGGTGGAAAACATTCGCGCGCTGACGAAGGGGCAGCCGAACGATGACCTGATTGCGCTGAACGCCGACGACAGCATGGCGCGGCTGGAGAATACCGGGATGACCTGCGGGCCGATCGAGAACATCGTCTTTCGCAATCTCTACGCGGAGGACTGCCACACGGCGGTGCGGCTGCTCAGCTACGTCTCGCCGATCCGCAACCTGCGCTTTGAGAACGTGGTGGCGGGCTGCCGGTGCTTTGCCATCAACATGGACGGGGCGCGGTATTGCCGCACCCCGCTCTTCCGCGACGAGGATTTCCCGCAGGGCGTCGGGCGGATCGAGAATATCGAGTTCCGCGGGCTGAAGGTCTGGTGGAGCACGCCGGGCGAGCGCAAGGCGCTGATCGATGGCGAGAGCCGGGTGGAGAATTTTTTGATCCGGGGCTTTGAGCGCGATGCCACGCGGGACCAGGCGCCGGAGGTGCCGACGCTGTGGGTGGAAAAGACGCCGGGGCTGCCGATCAAGGCTCTCGCGGGAGAGCGCGTCGTGTTGGATGCAGTGGCGGGCAGCGAGCCGGTGGTGGTGAGCGAGGCGTTTTCCGAGCTGAGGCTCGGCTAGGTATGTCCGTCCCGCTCGGTGCGGTGCGAGGAGCGGCTTTTAGTGCGAGGCCGTCGCGCCCTCGGACCTTATGCCCATGATGGGCAGGACGATCGGGAGCACGGCGTCGACGAATTCATCGCGGCTCTGCGTTTGCTGGCGCTGCCATTCCGTGGCCGCGCCGCAGATCGCCCAGGCGGCCAGGGTGGCGCGCAGCTCGGCATTGGTGCGGTCGCGCGCGGGGCAATCTCGCAGCGCCCCGGCGACGAGGAATTCGCGGAGGCGTTCGCGGATGGTGGATTCGATTAACGGCCCGGCCTGACGCTGGAACTCCTGGCAGCGCGACGGAAATCCCGCCAAAAAGTCGCAGACCGTCTCGATGAGCGCGCGAATGCCATGCGGGCACTGGGCCGGGCGTTCCGCCATGCGGGCCATGAAGGCGCTGCGAAATTTCTCCCCGATGAGGTCCTGAAAGAGCGCGAACTTGTCCGTGTAGTGGTCGTAAAAGGTCGCGCGGTTCAGGGTGGAGCGCTCCGCAATATCCTGCACGGAAATGGCTTGCAGGGATTTTGAGCCAAGCAGCTCCTCAAAGGCGCGCAGCAGCATCTCCCGCGTGCGCTTCACGCGAGGGTCGAGGTTGCAGGCGGCTTCCGTCTCCATGGAAGCAAACATACCATTTGACAAACTTCCCGTCTAGTGATGGATTAACAACAGATGTCGTTTAGAAAACAAGCGACGTCAAAATTCAAAAAGGAGACACACATCATGAGCACGACACTGGAATACAAAGACCTGACGAAAGAAGCCCCGCGCAGCCCGCGTGAACGCCTGGGCGGCTACATCCTCCTCGCCCGCGCGATCGACAAGGGCCGCGCCACGCTGGCCGGGAAAAACGGCGAGTACCATTTCGACTGTCCGCTGGACAACTACCTCTTCGGCTTCAAGGAAGTGAAGGGCGCCGACGTCAAAGCCCTCCTCGAGAAGGGCGCGACAGATGAGGAGATCGTTGCGTGGTTCAATACCAACGGCGCGACGAAGACGCCCGAGGAGATCGCGGAGTTCGGCAAAAACGTCGAGGGCTATCGTCCCTACGACGACCCGGAGAAGCGCGATTGGTTCGTGGGCGAGGCGACGAAGTCCGGCCTCGATCCGGCGAAAGTCACCCTCTTCGACTGGCTCGAGGTGGACGACAAGCAGAGCTACCAGAGCTAAGAGGACAGCCTCTTTTTACAGAAAGCCGACCCGGGGAATTGGAGCCCCGGGCGCGGTTTGACAGAGCCGAGCCTGGTAAACAGGCGGAGCCAAGAGAGCGAAGGAAGCCAAGGGTCAGGCGTTGTGTGGAGATGGCGCCGGGCCGGAGGCTTCCTTCGCTTTTTTTTGTTTAAGGCGGTGCGATGAGCTGTTCAGTCCCGGAGAGATGGAACAGGCGAAGCCAGCCTCCCAACCTCTAGGCAATGATGGGACAGATACTCCCTGGGAGCGCCCGAGCGATGGCGGCAGCGCGTCGGCCGATTGTTCGCTGTTGCAGCGGGAAAAGAGTCGGTCATTTCGAGGAGGAGCCTGGCGCAGAAAGGTAGTTGGCCAGGTTCATGCCATTGTAGAAAATCGCCAGATCTTCCTCGTCTGTGGTAATGCGGCCGGGGATGAAACCTGCGGCAAACCGGTAGCCCTGGAAGGAATACTTCATGTGCATCCTCCCACAACTCATGATGCGCGCATCGGCCACGGGCGCCGCCAGCGCCCCCTTTGCCGTGGTGGCCACAGAGCAGTCGGCGCGATCCCATGCCATCACTTCGGTCAGGGGCACCGCCTTGATCTGCTTATAGGAGTCTTGCTTGTGGGCGCTCCAGGTGGCCGGATTATTCCGGTCCAGATCCGGGTTCGGCTTGTATTTGATGATGATCAGATAGGGAACGCCATAACGGAGTGAAGCGGGCCTATGGTCGTCGGAATCCCCAACGCTCATGGCTGGCGGGATATTGTCCTTGGGGTCGCCGGGTTGGGTGACCCATTGCAAATGCAGGCGGTCGCGGTAGGCGAAGATGTGGGCATTGCCCCACTCGTCGTGGGTCAGGTCGGTCTTTCCTGTTGGAGCCTGAACCACTTTGCTCGGCCACTTGGCGAAATCCGTTTCAAAGTTGATCTCCGGCGGGTTGTCGATGGCGACAGTGGGATTGGTGTAAAAGACCCAGTTGTTGTGATGGCGACCCACCGTCCACGGAGCTTCGATTCCACCCTTGCCGCGGCTGTCGGGCTCGGTCATAGGCCCCGAGCGCATTCCCAGCAGGTCGACCAGGGAATTGTTCGACGCCATGGCCGGGTCGAGCATGGCGATCATCCAGACGGTCCATTCCCATTGGTCGGAGAAATAGCCGGTGTCTGCCTGGAAAACATTCGCCACATTTTTGTAATCCCCCGCATAGAGCCCGCGGATGCCATACTCGCTCTCGGAAGCCGGCGAGAATGCCGGTTGGTAAACCGTCTTCCCGTTGGTGACTTCGGCTGTATTGAGGACCAGATTGGCCTTTCCGAACAGCCCCGGAATCGCGGTTTTACTTCCGGCATCCGTCGTTTTCCCGAAATCAAAAACTTCGCCGAGCGCGGGCAGTTGCCCCAGAGTCAGAGACCGTCGCCATCCTGCCTGCCGGGCAAGCCCCCAGTGCAGCGTGCGTATTTCCGGGATCGAGAGCCGGTCGGAGACAATGATGCCATACAGCAGGAAATCCTGGCCCTGGTTGGCTGCGGCGGGCTCGCTGCCGTCGATCCCGAGGCGAAGCGTTCCCGCATTCTCTTCCAGAGCCGATGGTGACGGCGCGCGTTGCTGCGTGTTCAATTGCGCACCATTCCGAAATACGGCGAAAGATCCATCCGCACCGCAGTTGAGCGTGAGGATATTGTGGGAGCCCTCCGGGAGAGCCTCTGCGGACTTGTAAGACGGACTCTGCGCCGCCCCGTTGCGCCAGGAGAAGAGGGCCGTGCCGCCGGGTACACTTCCCCCCAGTTGCACGTCCACCTGGTTCGCGCCGCCACTGCCACGGTATGACCAAGGGTAGTCCGGAGAGCCTGCGCCTCCCTTTTCCATGCGAATCGGGTTGACGACGATGCCCGTAAAGGACTTGCCGCCGCCGGTTGCGAAGGACATCCCCTCAAGAGCCGTCGAGAGCGCACGGCCCCCAGTAAAGTGAATACACCAATTGCCAGCGGCATCCTTGCCCAGGGTCGGTTTCGATTGACCGGGCGGAACCGTCATCCAGACCGGCTCCGTCGTGCCCGGACGCTGCAACGCCAGTTCGACCTCCATTCCCTCAAGCGACGGAGTTCCCTTGGGCAGAGCGGCCAGCGCCGCAGATTCGTCGAATGCCCCGGACGCGGTCATGCCGATGGCCGTGCCGTTAATCCGGCAGGTCGGTCCCGAATAAGTCGGAATCATTCGGTCGAGTCCCGCGGCGTAATGCAAGGAAGTCGAAAGCGCCGACGCTCCCACAGGCTGAACTGCATCCTGCCAGCCACTGCGGGCGTCTGCGACAAGAGCGAAGAATGCCAGAAGCGCAGATATTGCCGGCTGCACCAGCCGAAGCCGGGATGACGCTGGAGAGAGTTGTTCTTTCATTGAATTCATAATGACGATCGAAAAGTGTACCGCTCGGGTTCGAGCTCATCCGATCGCTCAACTGTTGCGCCCCATTCAGCTTCAGGGAAGCAGGAACTTGCTGGCGGTCATGCGGCCTGAAAAGGAGGTGGCGTTCGCGCTGGGTACGCATCTGGTGGAAGCTAAGGGAACGCCTCCGCCTTAGCATACGTTCTGGTTGGTCCTCTGCGAGGAATACAAAGGCGAAGGGTGGGATACGACGCAGGGAGAGGGAAAGATGCCTTGCGATGGGTTGACTAGGGCACGGTAGGGGTAAAACCTTAGGGTCCTCGGGGTGGGGATGGTTGACGGTGCCGGAGCGAACGGGGGAGGATGCCTCATGGCGAAAGTAAAAAAATCTCTCCCTGTCCTGAAGAAGGCACCGACAGGTATTGACGGATTTGACCAGATTACGAACGGGGGAGTGCCGCAGGGCCGACCGACTTTGGTTTGCGGTTCGGCGGGATGCGGCAAGTCGCTCTTTGCGGTGGAGTTTCTCATTCGTGGCGCGACGGAATTTGGCGAGCCCGGAGTGCTGATGACGTTTGAGGAGACGGCGGACGACATTCGCAAGAACGTGGCGTCGCTCGGTTTCGACGTGGACAAGCTGATCGCGGAAAAGAAACTCGTGATTGATCACGTCAAGGTCGACCGCGCCGAGATCGAGGAGAATGGCGAATACGATCTCGAGGGGCTGTTTATCCGGCTCGGGTATGCGATCCAGTCGATCGGGGCGAAGCGCGTCGTGCTGGACACGATCGAGACGCTCTTCTCGGGTTTGTCCAATCAGGCGGTGCTCCGCTCGGAACTGCGGCGGCTTTTCTACTGGCTGAAGGAAAAGGGCATGACGACGGTCATCACCGGCGAGCGCGGCGAGGGGCAACTCACGCGGCAGGGGCTGGAGGAGTATGTGTCGGATTGCGTCATTCTGCTCGACCATCGCGTGATCGGCCAGATCTCCACCCGGCGGCTGCGCGTGGTGAAGTATCGCGGCACCACACACGGAACCAACGAGTATCCTTTCCTCATCGACGAGGAGGGCATCTCGGTGCTGCCCATCACGGCCTCCGGGCTGGACTATGAGGTTTCCAATGAGCGGATCTCCAGCGGCGTGGACGGCCTGGACGAGATGCTGGGCGGAGGGGGGTATTACCGCGGGAGCACGGTGCTGCTCTCCGGCACGGCGGGCACGGGAAAAAGCAGCGTGGCGGCGCAACTCGCGCGAGCCACGTGCGCACGCGGAGAGAGGTGCCTGTACTTTTCTTTTGAGGAATCGCCCGCGCAGATTCA of the Terrimicrobium sacchariphilum genome contains:
- the kaiC gene encoding circadian clock protein KaiC; the encoded protein is MAKVKKSLPVLKKAPTGIDGFDQITNGGVPQGRPTLVCGSAGCGKSLFAVEFLIRGATEFGEPGVLMTFEETADDIRKNVASLGFDVDKLIAEKKLVIDHVKVDRAEIEENGEYDLEGLFIRLGYAIQSIGAKRVVLDTIETLFSGLSNQAVLRSELRRLFYWLKEKGMTTVITGERGEGQLTRQGLEEYVSDCVILLDHRVIGQISTRRLRVVKYRGTTHGTNEYPFLIDEEGISVLPITASGLDYEVSNERISSGVDGLDEMLGGGGYYRGSTVLLSGTAGTGKSSVAAQLARATCARGERCLYFSFEESPAQIQRNMRSIGVDLAPYVKKGTLEFHSTRPTVFGLEMHLVRMHKLIEDFQPDVVVIDPVSNMQNAGTLEESTNMLIRMVDYLRKNNILGFMVSLSGGGKALEATEEGLSSIVDTWLLLRDVETNGERNRLLYILKSRGMAHSNQVREFLITTQGLKLVEAYLGDEGVLTGSARVAQEARNAKDLRKTEDEIARKKLAYEHRRRAAEAQIEALRAGLMAEEEEFKRAVEAEEARLQKISSDREAMSRSRGLASESTAPKRRR